In the genome of Synergistes jonesii, one region contains:
- a CDS encoding helix-turn-helix domain-containing protein, which translates to MNSFGERLREIREKQGITSNELCSLLNVASGTVSRWEAGKREPGIETINSLATTLNTSVAYLMGETDDPRPILRLDGTMKFDGGSVIGKDTEYPSVYKKLPGGLVGIGPDIILVPRVSEQYSPHCGGSGHTTYLDDDAAAEGYEPIVSCLLGDIDAAKPPRAYKVDGSSMVDYGVPPDSWVVVNPAQWITAGAVCLVEIGGNPVIKKVYPKGGGYELHASNGQMIKADKEDLEYEYVRIIGKVVGVQGTVDHRP; encoded by the coding sequence ATGAATAGCTTTGGAGAGCGGTTGCGAGAAATAAGGGAGAAACAAGGCATAACAAGCAACGAGTTGTGTTCCTTGTTAAATGTTGCCAGCGGAACCGTATCAAGATGGGAAGCGGGGAAAAGAGAGCCTGGAATCGAAACAATTAACAGCCTTGCGACAACTCTTAATACCAGCGTCGCCTACCTGATGGGCGAGACCGACGACCCGCGCCCAATTCTGAGGCTGGACGGAACGATGAAGTTCGACGGTGGCTCGGTCATTGGAAAGGACACGGAGTACCCATCCGTTTATAAAAAACTCCCTGGCGGACTTGTGGGTATCGGCCCCGATATAATTCTCGTACCTCGCGTTTCCGAGCAGTACAGCCCGCACTGCGGCGGCTCTGGCCATACAACCTATCTTGACGACGATGCTGCGGCGGAAGGCTATGAGCCAATAGTATCGTGCCTGCTTGGAGACATCGATGCCGCAAAACCTCCGCGCGCATATAAAGTTGACGGCAGCAGTATGGTGGATTATGGCGTGCCTCCCGACAGCTGGGTGGTCGTCAATCCCGCACAATGGATAACGGCCGGCGCCGTTTGTCTTGTCGAAATCGGCGGCAACCCTGTTATAAAAAAAGTCTATCCCAAGGGCGGAGGCTATGAACTGCACGCTTCCAACGGACAAATGATAAAGGCAGATAAGGAAGACCTTGAATATGAATATGTCCGAATAATCGGCAAAGTCGTAGGCGTGCAGGGCACTGTGGATCATAGGCCTTAA
- a CDS encoding helix-turn-helix domain-containing protein → MKLREIRENRGIKASVLAAKMAVDVTTITRWETGARVPDVNTALRLAGILNCSVDELLRDDTNPTPPQPLEA, encoded by the coding sequence GTGAAATTAAGGGAAATAAGAGAAAATCGAGGGATAAAAGCCTCGGTTCTTGCGGCCAAAATGGCAGTAGATGTAACAACAATAACGAGATGGGAGACTGGTGCGAGGGTGCCTGATGTAAATACGGCATTAAGGTTGGCAGGAATCCTTAACTGCTCTGTTGATGAACTTCTACGCGACGACACAAACCCTACTCCACCCCAGCCCTTGGAAGCGTAG
- a CDS encoding helix-turn-helix domain-containing protein has product MPIPIAIHRDVEQRIPFSITSSDILTVSEAAELLKISPDTVRSMCDRGELPHRKCGNRRRFPGWLLIEWLHDSQIKKEGA; this is encoded by the coding sequence ATGCCTATACCGATAGCAATTCATCGTGACGTGGAGCAACGCATTCCGTTCAGTATCACGTCGTCGGATATTTTGACGGTCTCGGAAGCGGCGGAGCTGCTCAAAATTTCGCCGGACACCGTCAGGTCTATGTGCGACAGGGGAGAACTACCGCATAGAAAATGCGGTAACCGTCGTCGCTTCCCTGGCTGGCTGCTCATTGAATGGCTCCACGACAGTCAAATAAAAAAGGAGGGGGCATAA
- a CDS encoding DUF7768 domain-containing protein codes for MTKKVYIAHPFRGKKPYTAEQIQKNTLRVTGICRAIFRDMTDVVPVSPVHAFGFADPFEDDQHKVLDCCGELLHACDEMWVFGDWLSSMGCIFEVGTFCRRDEGGIAFCTFDEETKRIKKAAAFDLTIDKSDVIAYILGQRQRAFGGEREK; via the coding sequence ATGACGAAAAAAGTATATATAGCCCACCCATTTCGCGGGAAAAAACCCTACACGGCCGAACAGATCCAGAAAAACACCCTGCGCGTCACCGGCATCTGCCGCGCCATATTCCGCGACATGACCGACGTCGTGCCCGTCAGCCCCGTACACGCCTTCGGCTTCGCCGACCCCTTCGAAGACGACCAGCACAAAGTGCTCGACTGCTGCGGCGAGCTGCTACACGCCTGCGATGAGATGTGGGTCTTCGGCGACTGGCTGTCGTCGATGGGCTGCATATTCGAAGTCGGGACCTTCTGCCGCCGCGACGAAGGCGGAATCGCCTTCTGCACCTTCGACGAAGAAACGAAGCGGATAAAAAAAGCAGCCGCCTTCGACCTCACCATAGATAAATCCGACGTGATCGCCTACATCCTCGGCCAGCGGCAGCGGGCCTTCGGGGGAGAAAGGGAAAAATGA
- a CDS encoding helix-turn-helix domain-containing protein, translating into MAAEAAGIEIAALCEIEPFPASILRKRFPSVPLISDVRTINKEVLLALIKDKYQDVIFRYDAGESIQQIANSYGITRQAMWNILKRRGCRFRPKIRFGQSNHFFRGGRVASDNAQNLLEEAIEKGLVKRRDVCEKCGCTQKFKDGRSGIQAHHCDYNKPYDVMWLCQKCHHEWHKNNKAIPKIGGVANVEATENKYEPIDIVFGGFPR; encoded by the coding sequence TTGGCGGCCGAAGCCGCGGGGATAGAAATTGCTGCGCTGTGCGAGATAGAACCGTTCCCTGCGTCGATACTGCGCAAGCGGTTTCCGTCGGTACCGTTGATTAGCGACGTAAGAACGATCAACAAGGAGGTATTGCTTGCATTGATAAAAGATAAATATCAAGATGTTATTTTTAGATACGATGCTGGCGAATCTATACAACAAATCGCAAATAGCTACGGAATAACCCGGCAAGCAATGTGGAATATTCTCAAGCGCCGTGGCTGCCGATTCCGCCCTAAAATCAGATTTGGGCAATCAAATCATTTTTTCCGCGGAGGCCGCGTAGCAAGCGACAACGCTCAAAATCTGCTTGAAGAGGCAATAGAAAAAGGCCTTGTAAAACGTAGAGATGTTTGTGAGAAATGTGGTTGCACACAAAAATTTAAAGACGGCAGGAGCGGAATCCAAGCACATCATTGCGATTACAACAAACCGTATGACGTGATGTGGCTATGTCAGAAATGCCATCATGAGTGGCATAAAAACAATAAAGCGATACCAAAGATAGGAGGTGTTGCCAATGTCGAAGCCACAGAAAATAAATACGAACCAATCGATATTGTTTTCGGGGGCTTCCCTCGATGA
- a CDS encoding DNA-methyltransferase: MIFIGDAFSTLRGMLPKTFHCVVTSPPYYGLRDYGVAGQIGLEPEPRLYVERLVEIFREVRRVLRDDGTLWLNLGDSYFGSGKGAASAPENAAHYKQGTNKGMVGAASTLIAPTGPAKNLMGIPWRVAFALQEDGWNLRQDIIWAKPNPMPESVTDRCTKSHEYIFLFSKSPRYYFDADAIREPAQETTVKRCSQSGSTRPLPRYGGKKYTAYPEQFFRTKSGTAYDIRDGRRNKRDVWTVATVPCKEAHFATFPPELIRPCIRAGAPIDGIVLDPFFGSGTTGVVCTQENRNYIGIELNRDYVQIAKRRIEAVERTGMLMI; the protein is encoded by the coding sequence ATGATTTTTATTGGAGATGCGTTTAGCACACTTCGCGGAATGCTGCCCAAGACCTTCCACTGCGTAGTCACATCGCCGCCCTACTACGGGCTGCGGGACTACGGCGTCGCGGGGCAGATAGGGCTCGAACCTGAGCCGCGGCTGTACGTGGAGCGCTTAGTCGAGATATTCCGTGAAGTGCGGCGCGTATTGCGAGACGATGGCACGCTTTGGCTCAACCTTGGCGACTCCTACTTCGGCAGCGGCAAGGGCGCGGCAAGCGCGCCGGAGAACGCGGCGCACTATAAGCAGGGCACGAACAAAGGCATGGTCGGTGCGGCGTCCACGCTGATAGCACCGACGGGGCCGGCGAAAAACCTGATGGGCATACCGTGGCGCGTGGCGTTCGCGTTGCAGGAAGACGGCTGGAACCTGCGGCAGGACATCATATGGGCGAAGCCCAACCCGATGCCGGAAAGCGTGACGGACCGCTGCACCAAGTCGCACGAGTACATCTTCCTCTTCTCGAAGAGCCCGAGATACTACTTCGATGCTGATGCGATACGCGAGCCGGCGCAGGAAACCACTGTAAAAAGATGCTCCCAATCCGGCAGTACGCGACCTCTTCCGAGATACGGCGGCAAAAAATACACAGCCTATCCGGAACAGTTCTTCCGCACAAAAAGCGGCACGGCATACGACATTCGCGACGGGCGGCGCAACAAGCGCGACGTCTGGACGGTGGCGACCGTGCCCTGCAAAGAGGCGCACTTCGCGACCTTCCCGCCGGAGTTGATACGCCCGTGCATAAGAGCGGGCGCGCCGATAGACGGCATCGTTTTAGACCCGTTCTTCGGGAGCGGCACTACCGGCGTCGTCTGTACGCAGGAGAACAGAAATTACATCGGGATAGAGCTCAACCGCGACTATGTACAAATAGCCAAGCGTCGCATAGAGGCGGTCGAACGCACAGGGATGCTGATGATATGA
- a CDS encoding helix-turn-helix domain-containing protein, with amino-acid sequence MEPIAAHRIMGDSASSGEDGRMYAHIELGPRQIQILALYAGGLTRPEIQKKLRISDKQMDIAEDKISDCFKEYDMRDCARKWKEETMKK; translated from the coding sequence ATGGAGCCTATCGCCGCACACAGGATAATGGGAGACTCGGCGTCGAGCGGTGAAGACGGCAGGATGTATGCGCACATCGAGCTGGGTCCGAGGCAAATACAAATCCTCGCCCTGTATGCGGGAGGGCTGACCCGACCAGAAATACAGAAAAAACTGAGGATAAGCGACAAGCAAATGGACATAGCGGAAGACAAGATAAGCGACTGCTTCAAAGAATACGATATGCGCGACTGCGCGCGAAAATGGAAAGAGGAGACAATGAAGAAATGA